In one window of uncultured Acetobacteroides sp. DNA:
- a CDS encoding DUF6506 family protein: MSVNAAFIFIAPEVDSATHRAAISTPVVNLSVVGVKTYEEAQKVALELVAEGVTAIELCAGFGSEGTALVAKAVGDKANVGVVRFDLHPGFGHQSGDKIFR, from the coding sequence ATGTCAGTAAATGCCGCATTTATTTTCATAGCGCCAGAGGTAGATAGCGCTACCCATCGGGCTGCTATTAGTACGCCTGTAGTCAACCTATCGGTAGTTGGCGTAAAAACCTACGAGGAGGCCCAGAAGGTTGCCTTGGAGCTGGTGGCCGAAGGGGTTACTGCCATCGAGCTATGCGCTGGATTTGGATCGGAGGGAACGGCGCTGGTTGCTAAAGCGGTTGGCGATAAGGCCAACGTGGGGGTGGTGCGCTTCGACCTTCACCCCGGATTTGGCCATCAAAGTGGCGATAAAATCTTTAGATAA
- a CDS encoding DUF6261 family protein produces MNLYFSTSKMLLKDEVDYGKKLDSQVVGSGIEGLTTSKPYLLFKEANANLARGYMLSRKSEFTERLFELDQKRGNSYRGLYHGVQSYLYSDVAAEVLAAKRLNVLFEHYGFDFLEGSYSGESSTLASFIEDLKKPENAAALVALKLEPKQAQLVNDVTAFDTTYSQKVDDKDSKADFVAATRVRREFEQATKNILVYVQGKLLEDSNPKWETLCSKILLLNQDAEKTEALHQAALKNKREKEKEKDKEKDKDKKSEGQK; encoded by the coding sequence ATGAATTTGTATTTTTCAACGAGCAAGATGCTCTTAAAAGACGAGGTTGACTACGGCAAAAAGCTGGACAGCCAAGTTGTGGGATCGGGAATTGAGGGGCTAACCACCTCTAAGCCTTACTTACTCTTTAAGGAGGCGAACGCTAATCTGGCACGGGGCTATATGCTGTCACGGAAAAGCGAGTTTACGGAGAGGCTTTTTGAGTTGGACCAGAAGCGTGGAAACTCGTACCGGGGGCTCTACCATGGGGTGCAGAGCTACCTCTACTCCGATGTTGCCGCCGAGGTGCTGGCCGCCAAGCGGCTCAACGTGCTCTTCGAGCACTATGGCTTCGACTTCCTCGAAGGCTCCTACTCGGGCGAATCGAGCACCCTCGCTAGCTTTATCGAAGACCTGAAGAAGCCCGAAAATGCGGCAGCCCTTGTAGCGCTGAAGCTCGAGCCGAAGCAGGCGCAGCTGGTGAACGATGTAACCGCCTTCGACACCACCTACAGCCAAAAGGTTGACGACAAGGACAGCAAGGCTGACTTTGTTGCTGCCACAAGGGTTCGTAGGGAGTTTGAGCAGGCTACCAAGAACATCCTGGTCTACGTGCAGGGCAAGCTGCTGGAGGACTCCAATCCCAAGTGGGAGACACTTTGCTCAAAGATCCTTCTGCTTAATCAGGATGCCGAAAAGACCGAAGCGCTACACCAAGCCGCTCTAAAGAATAAGCGCGAGAAGGAGAAGGAGAAAGACAAGGAAAAGGATAAGGACAAGAAGAGCGAAGGGCAGAAGTAG